The genomic DNA CTCACTTCCTCTAATGGATGTGCACTCAGACTGCTtatctgtggacacacacacacacacacacacacacacacacacacacacacacacacacacacagtaggtcAGAGTGCACTGGGTGCCCTTGGCGAGACAGATAAGCTGGTGTAATGTGATTACACAGCTCAGTTATTGTGCAACCCcatgactcagtgtgtgtgtgtttgtgtgtgtgtgtgtgtgtgtgtgtgtgtgtgtgtgtgtgtgggtggatgaATGAACGGCTGAACTCTAAACCAAAGTAAAACTCCTCACGTACGCTTAGATAAGCTCCTCCCACTCACAGCCCTGaactaataaatgaatcaaatataaACTAAAGCTACAGTACGTACATTTTCCCTCCACTGTGAAATCATGATACCGCCAACGGACGCTAACATAGCTAACGTTACCAAGTAGCCAAGTCACAGGGTGCTAACGTTAATGACAGTAGCTTCACAGACTAAAGTTAGCTACATAACAGTGTAAGGTCTCCGCTTTAGCGTGATTTAATTGTTGCTATGCAAATCAAAGTGATTTGTTTGCATTTATCAAAAactaaagacacatttttctgcTATATAAGATAAGCTAAGATAAGCTGAGGCTAAGTTAGCCAAGGCAGCTAAGACAGAGCTATTATGATTACAGCTATGCTAGCTAAGGTATTGTTACAAGCTAAATTAGCTAAGTTAGCTGGTGATCAGACTGGTGATCAGACATCATTAGCATTATATATCATATCATGTATAATTTTAGAcataaaacagtgaaaaacaactTCTGTAGCAGTTGTTACTTCTTTGACTGTAAAAATATTTCCCACTGACAACGTGTttaatgtttgtctgtgtgaaataaagaagaaataaagagttaaagaagaaataaagagttaaagaagaaataaagaagaaataaagacttaaagaagaaataaagaagaaataaagacttaaagaagaaataaagaagaaataaagacttaaagaagaaataaagaagaaataaagacttaaagatggaataaagaagaaataaagagttaacgatgaaataaagaagaaataaagagttGAAGATGAAATAAAGCGTTGGCTCTGGATGGAAAACAGGCTGTTAAATCCTGTTATAAAAAGCTAAAGTGAGCGAGAGGATTAGTGTTTACAGAACAtgggactctctctctctctctctctctctctctccccccctctctctcatgACCTCATGACCCCGTGAGTGCATGAATGGAGACGGAGTTTCCGAGTCAAACATAAAGACAGGAGGACGTCACTGACCGCTTGTCCTGTTGCTCAGAAGTGTCTTCTGTCCACCATCATCAGGACGTCCTGTCAGAGAAGATCAGAGttcatcacacacatacaataactTCACAGCTgtacaacaataacacaacaataacacaacaataacacaacaataacacactgaGTGTGTACAGCGGctgcagtctgatgacgtcacacgttagtatcggctcagctgaacGTTGTCAGGTTGCATCAGtgatgaagaagatggagaagatCGCTGTTTGATGTAAAAGCTAAAGACATTCTTGACTTTTCAGTCTGGTTTTTATGAATCAAAGCTCTTTGTAAACAGCAGGACTTGCTGACTTGTGGACGACCTTGGACCTggactgacttcctgtccctgtGGGGCTCAGGACCAGGATTTGGAGCGGCTCAGGTGGGAGGAGTCCGGCGGCTTCTCTCGCTGTGCCAACACAAACCTCCCCTCGTCTCCACGACAATGAGGGCGCAGCGCCAACAACATGCGAGTGCTGTGCAGAACAAATCCTGCTCCAGAGGAGCTGAAGTCCAGTCGCTCAGAGCGGAAACTGAGAGTCGGTCATCTGGAAAACCTGACGGGGATTTGATTTCAACAACGTGGAGAGAAAAGAGCGGATTCCAAAATCCAGCGAACATCAACTGTGGAGGACAAAAATCCTCTCATGACAGATTTATCAGGTGACCtgaacacttcctgtgtgcaggtcatggtacacacacatgctcagggCGGGGCTCCGGTCTCACAGATCAGTCCATGAACCACGTTCTCCTGAGACGAGACAAATGTGTGCAAGATCTTTTTCTCTGTGCTTGCAAAGAGACACAGAACCACTATATCAACACATCCATCCAGAAAGGCGGGATCCAAGGCTTTTGGCGCTGCCTGGAACACACGTCGATGATTAGTCAACGATCCGAGAGGCCAAGCAGAAGAAAGGCCACCTGACACTTGTCTGGTTAGATCTTGCTAACGCCTACGGGTCAATCCCACACGACCTCATCTAAGAAGGGCTTGACCACGACTACATCCCAGTGGCAATTCGAGACATGATCACCAGCGGACTTGCAGGGCTCAAACTCAGATTTACATCAGCCCTCTTTATTCCTACAGGATGCACCATCTCCTCCGTCTTGTTTATAACGTGCAGGAACCTAATATCAGCAGCAGAGGGCGTAACCCGTGGCCCTAAACTGGAGCTGGGTACTGTACAGTCAGTACTGCGAGCGTTTATGGACGACAGTTTTTACGTTAAAATCGGCATCAACACTGACTGCAGTCGTTTAAACGTCAGCGTCTCTGTCGTAATAACGTGTCAAACATTTACCCATaaccccctgctgctgctgataagaGTGTTTACAGCTCTGATGTCgtcactgaggtcagaggtcaatcTGTCAACGATCCAGTCAACAAAAGAtttgtttacacaaaaacaagccTACGATATCTAGGTTACATAATCACATctcaccactcactctcccacaccaaaccccggggacagctcctgtgtccccggcagctaaaatcactgattttctctatgaggtttggtgtgggagagtgagtgtgtgagagtgttttcCTGTGGGTGATGACCTCACTGTTGTTGGCTGAatgatgaatgcatgaatgtttGTTTGACCACTGTGAGGTGATGTTTCCTGTCCTGAGCAGCTGCTCCAATCACACACTTCTGTCTCCAAACAATGAAGCACaatcacaggaaaacaacagcacTGATGGAGGTGCACTTCCTGCTggcagcaggtggcgctgtggCTGAACCTCGTCAATGCTGCGTCTGTCTCGCTCCCTTTTGTCCCGAGTGTAAAGCGACACCGACGTTCCCATTCACAGTCGACGTTCCCGACATCCGACACCATGTGAAGCGACTTCCCGCCTCCTCTCAGAGAGATCGCGTTTCTGCAGGAaactaacaacaaaaacacaaacatcaacagtatcagggggcggagcctgcGAGCACACGAGGTTACCATGACGACACTTCTTCTGTGAGCAGGTCATGACCCCAGAACGAACAGAGGGGTCAAACctgcggcccgtgggccacgtGTGGCCCCTCAGTCACCTTCACTCATTTATCAGAAATAAGTTTTATCGTTAACTTTTCATCGTTCTGCAACAAAgacttattttttaaatcctaCGAAATATTGTGATACATTAAAGGAACAGTACTgacaaacagctgtgtgtgtgtgtgtgtgtgtgtgtgtgtgtgagtgagtctctGAATGTGATGAGCAGTCAGGTCTGTGGACCACTGCTGCCACCTGGTGGACTGATAATGGAACAAGCACCCAGgatgttattttgtcacttcagtgtgtaaaatcctttgttcagtcttaactcagtgacataaagtgaccacacgaggtaGTAGTGGACCAGCAGATCGGCTCACACCGAACCCCAGAGAAAAATCAGTGAATTtaatcacagcacacaagagttattgatccactgctgcctccaacaAGTTCTTAATTATCAACtatttaatttagatttaacTCAGcgacaaagtgaccacacgaggcagcagaggaccagcagctgctgtgtcccactgattttctctatgaggtttggtttgggagagtgagtggtttaataAAAGTCTaatagtgagataaagacgtgaacatgtgatgtAGATATTACACAGTCGTGTTAAAGTGGATAAAAtctgttctttgtttttaaagcacaggctggttctcagcagcagggggcgctcacagcacagtgaaTTTAACACCAATAAAGATTTGAGAGAAAGCCCATTTTCACATAAGATTTATTAGaccacatttcatttaaaacctacaaacaaatgttacaatAAATAAGATCTTTTCATATTTACAGCAGAAATGAGGGCGGAGCCTTTTACAGTGAATAAAAGCGTGAGTGTGCGTGCGTCAGCGTCCGAACATCTCCTGCGAGGCGTAGGTCATGTAGAGGAAGCCGTCCTCGTCCTGGTGCTCTTTGTAGACCTGAGCCATGGTCAGAGACATGCTGGCCAGACCGCTGCTGTTCACCAGCAGGTAAAACGCCTGCGTGGGCAGCAACGCCATCCTGTTCCTGAGGAGGGGGCGGAGCAACAGACAGACACGTTAAACAATAAGACTGAGGCCGCATTCCATTTCTAACTCCTAAACATCTCAACTATGTGTTGCCTTCATTCAGTGAATGAACGACTGTATTGTAGTTCCTCTGGGAGAAAActcccacaatgcactgcaGGAAGACGAGTGACTTTAAAACATAAGAAATCCTGTTTACGACAAACTCGTGTTCCACCTGTAACCAGGCTACCGTTGGCCgacagcagctgtcaatcacaggtCGTCCACTCACGTCTGTCAAAATGTGAAGACTTGAgtttcacagtgagataaagacgtgatcatgtgactcgttttgtttttcaaaccaTCTGAAGCTCAGTGGAATTTTGATTGTTTGAATCATTTCTTCATCACCATGACAACGAGGAGAAACTTTACCTGATGATGGTGACAAACTGAGTCATGGTGAGCTCGTGAGGAACCAGGAACTTGGTTTTAtccagaggaggaagaaacTTCTCGCGTTCATAACGTTCAATAATcacctgaggaagaggaggatgaaggtgAGTgaactggatccagaagaactttcccaaaattcatcctgatctgatTTAAACAAACACCAAATCTATAATCTGGAGCTGATCCAGATTAGATCTGATTGACACAGAGATGATGTTTAATAAGAGGGATTTCTGGAAAGCTTGATGGGGTTTTGTGACGTTAGTGGGAAAATTATTCTCAATTTAACGGGAACATATCTGGGCGACCGGCCTACACATCAGATTAAACATCATGTTATTTgaagtaaaacataaaaaacatttccGAAGAAACTGCAAATCTCATGGGATTATGAAACCATGAGATTATGACTGAATACAGTCGTTTAACCTTGTTTAAGTTTATAAAGTTTGAGAAACcagaatttgttttaattcatttgatagaaaatttgtttttgtccaaaattctgaaactgtttctactttaaaaaggaaatgaacaCTGAATATTAAACAGTAACTGATGAAAGTGCTACAGTGTCAttctttaaacatttaaatcaaactgcaaacatgcaaaacatcataaaaaaaaacctacaaggTTCAGTTTACCTTAAAGAactagaacaaaacaaacaaacaaacaaacaaacaaacaaacaaacaaacaaacaaacaaactctaaAATATTCCACAAATCTTTAGTGATTTAAGCATCTATGAAGTTTgtgttaaaacaaattaaacagtTAAATTGTGAGTAAATAAAACCTAAACTCACACTGAAGACATTTATTAAAGAGTGAAATCCTTCTTACCGGGATCTTGTTGGGAAACTTGGACCTGATTCCCGCCACTTCCTGTCTCCTCGTGGCTGCAgggaaagaacaaaaacatttgtaaacgtttgaattttattttaatttaatagttgttgttttttttttaccaaagctCTTCCTCTGTTTGAAAGGTTTGCTCAGCTGCTGGTTTCTGTCAAACGGCGGCATCTctgaccagagagagagagtgtgtgtgtgtgtgtgtgtgtgcgcgaggaGCTGCGTTTAAATACACTGCGGCTGTGACGCGTCAGCTGATTAACACGAGGCGCAgtcacagcgtgtgtgtgtgtgtgtgtgttcagaaaaAAGTAATTATCGTGAAAACTGAGacttccaggaaaaaaaaaaaatctaaactcaattaaatagacaaataaaacaaattacggagagtattagggccacatttaaaaaaacaacaaaaacagacttgaGATATATGTTCTGTCAGTTTGTAAAACtctcactttcccacaccaaagcctccatctgtctccatCACCAagttgtcttattttgtaaaattcgtcTTAAATTCgccttaactcagtgacacaaaatgaccacatgaggcagcagaggaccaggagctcctgtgtccccgcctgCTAAAATcaaggattttctctatggactttggtgtggcagagtgagtggtttacaaacgttcctgttggaaaagtctgtctcactgtgagataaagacgtgaacgtgtgacGCAGAGATCGTAACTTAAACTGAGGTGGATTTTATTGCAAACTATTTTTATTAAAGTGGATAAAACCAGTTTTTCCTGGTGTCTCTGACATGTTTTCAATGacagtcagtgtctgtgtttcatcagcagggggcgctcacagtcaCACTGTCATATGTGTCACGTTAAAATAACCTGAACGATCCCCTTCATTCATcacattgtttttgtattttgaatgTCCGTACCGGAAGTCCAGGTCGTCGTTGTTTCCGTCACTTTCCCAGTTTACTGGTTTGACAGCTTCCCCGCCACAGACAGAGGACCGTGGATGGACCTCACTTGTCTCCGGAGGTCACTTAACCGAAGCGGCTGAGAGCAGCGGGCCGAACCAGAACATCGTCGCCTCGGTGCGGCCATGGACGAGCAGGCGGGTCCCGGTGTCTTCTTCCCCGGCAGCAGCGCACCTCTGTCCGGCGGCGTTAAAGCTCCGCCGTCTGGCGACGTCGCAGAGGCGGTCAGAGCTCAGTACAGCGTCCCGGGGATTTTACACTTCCTCCAGCATGAGTGGGCCCGGTTCGAGGTGGAGCGGGCGCAGTGGGAGGTGGAGCGGGCCGAGGTGCAGGTGAGCCGCCGCCGTCACGGAGCTTCTCACTGTCCGCTAGCTCAGTCTCGCTGTCAACGCGGGGAACGTTGAGCCAAACCGCATTGAAGAATGTGGTAATTTACAGCGCAGCCACTTCCCAGTGAATAATTATCCATAGTGAAGTCACactctttacttttttacattGTGCAAAGTGTGCTGCTTAATTCGGCGTCAGTGTGAGTCAGAAAACAACCCGTGTTTTCATAATATTTCTACTTTTGTGGAGTGTTCGCgctgctctctgctgctctgtgcgGCAGGTTGGCGTGGACACGGAATGACGCACATTTGTTATGTCATGTAAAGTTTACGAAGGACGCGGGTGATTCGATGTGAACAGAGCCGAATTATAGGACGAGTCGATATGAGTCCAGGGAATGTGTTAAATCATGTTCCTGATGTTTGTCTGCGAGCGCAGAACAAAACTCAGACAGAATTCATGACTCTGTGAAAGGTGCTTTGGTTTCAACCAggttacctgtgtgtgtgtgtgtgtgtgtgtccagatgtTTCCGTGTGGAGGTTAGCATGTCTGTTATTTCGCTAGCCCGATATAAAAATCGTCGATATCGATCAACTTTCTTTATCACGACAAACCTAACATCCAGTCTtcgtgatttattttgaatgacCACTAGAGGGAGCCTTACCTGACATTTTCACATCATGTAAAAGTTGGATATGTAACGCaaccccgccccctcctgtTAGAACTCaggtcaaagctccgccccaaATTACAAGAGGTGCGTTTTTACCAGAATGTTAGTCAAATATTTGTGCGACATTAACATTTGTAACGtttcttttgtctgtttcaCTAAATGAACGTGGATTATGAAAAAAAGGCTCAactttatattttgtttatttttacgaTAATATCAAGAATCGCAATTATTTTGTTCAGGAATAATTATATTGTGACGGGAATCATCagcatttcctgtgtgtgtgtgtgtgtgtgtgaggtggatgtttgcttcttttcctttttgaaGCTTGGCTATAAATATGCTAACAGGAGTGTGAGGACTGTAACACAGTGACataatgatgacatcactggtacagtgtgtgtgtgtgtgtgtgtcatcagtcatgtgttttatttttttctcaaaccCTTAAAATCAAGTGCATTAATCTTGATGTTTTAACTCAAATTCACAATTTGAAAGAAagcatttttacacacacacacacacacacacacacacacacacacagacaccagtgACTCATCCTGCaccaatgaaaacagaaaagtgtCTGCTGTAAGAGACACAGTGCAGGACGCCGTTTCTATGACAACAGTAAATGATTGACACGTACAttgttttctgtcactcataaagtgaacgtgtgtgtgtgtgtgtgtgtgtgagacacattCCTCCACACCTACAACACCTTGAAAACACCACGtttgttaaagggatagttcatgtGTTTCAAAGTGTACCTGCTGTTGttatactaaactgtgacatcatcagaccgccggtcactgattggtcagagcgtCGTCAAAGAACCATTGTTTTAACAAATCTGAACTAATGATTCACTtccacccaaaacaactgctttacaagtcacttgtttgtgtcgCGGAGAAAAccatgatgactccgcccaaacagaggaggagctatgaagtcatggaaaacaaatgaGCACCTCCTGCTGCGTGATTTACAGAAACATGACGGCGTGTCACCGCCGTACAAACACAGGTATGCACACCTGCTGGTTTTTCAGACAGGTGTTGGCTCGTGGAGGCGAATGCCACCTGTAGCCACGCCCACTTTGTTTTGGTGAGCtgtttgccaaaaaaaacatggtgacTCCCGGGCGTCGCCACTGATAACAGATGAGGTCACATgatcaaaaaaaacacaaaacaccaacGAACCtgagtaaaaacacacatctgtgtgcttcatatgacctttgacctcacacAGGCCGGCAGCCCTGacagctcagacacacacacacacacacacacacacacacacacacacacactctctcacacagacacacacacagtgacacactcttacgcacacatgcatacacagaCAAACGCacaccctctcacacacacacacacacatacagacacacccCTCACTCGTGTCCTCTCAcagtatttgacctttgacctcgtGTCTGACCAGGTTGGTCACATGACGTCTGTTCTCATGGCGCCAAAGGGTTCTCCTGGTGATCCTGTAGGGACAGAGGGGACGTGTGGACCGGAGGTCACATGACCCTCGTCCCTCGCCAGTCCTGTCCCAGTTCCCAGGAGGCTTTGGGTCATTTTGGCGTCCTGATGCCTGCTGATGCTTGGACAGACCATAGTTCTCATACCTGTCAGTTAatgtgtggacaaaaacaactttgatGTGATGATTAAGCCGACTGTGCTgtctgtgagcgccccctgctgctcagaCACATACGTTCACAGACAGCGATATATTAAGAATGTtacgctcccacaccaaacctcatagagaaaatccgtgattttaacatcacacacacacaggagttgttgatccactgctgcctccatcactaacctcaaatgtgttgttttgcaaaattcggcttttaaaatatttaatttagacttaactcagtgacacaaagtgaccacgcgaggcagcagaggaccagcagctcctgtgtgcctgCCAGAtaaaatcacggattttctctatgaggtttggtgtgggagagtgagtggtttacaagcttcagtttcctgttggaaaagtctgtttaacagtgagataaagtaacgtctgtgtgtgtgtgtgtgtgtgttccctccaGGCTCAGATCGCCTTCCTGCAGGGGGAGAGACGAGGTCAGGAGAACCTGAAGAAAGACCTGGTGAGACGCATCAAGATGCTGGAGTACGCACTCAAACAGGAGCggtgagttcacacacacacgcacgcacacacacacacatgttatatatgtgaatatacttactgtgtgtgtgtgggtgtgtgtgggggtctTCATCCTCAGGGCCAAACACCATAAAGTGAAGTATGGAACAGAACTGAACCAGGGGGAGATCAAAGCACCGAGTTATGACTCAGGTGAGAcacacctgtctgtgtgtgtggacggaACGTCTcccacctgtctgtgtgtgtggacggaACGTCTcccacctgtctgtgtgtgtggacggaACGTCTcccacctgtctgtgtgtgtggacggaACGTCTcccacctgtctgtgtgtgtggacggaACGTCTCCcaccagtctgtgtgtgtggacggaACGTCTcccacctgtctgtgtgtgtggacggaACGTCTcccacctgtctgtgtgtgtggacggaACGTCTcccacctgtctgtgtgtgtggacggaacgtctctcacctgtctgtgtgtgtggacggaACGTCTCCcacctgactgtgtgtgttgacgGAACGTCTCCCACCtgtctgtaggtggcgctgtaacgttacaccaaaaaacagagaagacgtTTGACAAATTAGACCCCGCCCACGTTTCCTTGTGATGTGTCGTGTGTTCACACTGATTTTAGTCACTTTTCATTGACGGTAGTTAAAGGTAAAACTGTCCGACACAGGACAATATGACGTCATTGTAATCTCTAAATCTCtaaaaagtattttatatgttcatttatcaacactgtaggtggcgctaatgaggcttaagcacttggcgccacccaccattcaaacagtagaacaaggaagtagcTGCTGTTCCAATTGAAAAATCATACTCCCGTACTCCAGTCGTACCTCTGTTTACTTACTGAGAACGGGCCTAAGTCTCTAAcctgtgcgtgtgcgcgtgtgtgtatgtgtgtgtgtgtgtttcagatgaAGGGAATGACAGTGAAGCTCTCAGTCCTTCAAACAGCAGCCAACAACTCAGCTGGACACAAGGACGACAACTGCTCAGacagtgagtacacacacacacacgcacacacacacacacacacacagtaactattaaaatgttaaaaatgagtTGTGGTTTTATTCACTTTGACCACACGGTGTCACTCGACAGTTGAGTCATACGTGAAAAATTGAAATGTTAACGTTAAAAACAGTTGAGTCTGGAAACGCAGCAGATGTTAGAGACAGTAATGaacaagttgtccagcagagggtgctgtgagcagAGAGAACATCGTCACCACGGCAACAGCGTAGAACTCGTTATAAACAAAtaatgatgctgtgtgtgtgtgtgtgtgtgtgtgtgtgtgtgtgtgagtgtgtgagagagcgagagtgcgAGAGTGAATGGTGGATTGTGTGGAGACATTGAGGCTTCTTGCGATCACAGAGCCTGGtacagattctctctctctctctctctctctaacaaaCATCCGATGGTGTTTCAGAAAACTCACTAGTTTCTCGGAGGATAAATCAAAGCTCGTTAGAAACGCTACGTTCAGGgttgtacagtatatttacattatatttgtgagtatatttacattatatttacagtgtattatgagtatatttacagtatatttgtgagtatattgacattatatttgtgagtatttttacagtgtatttgtgagtatatttacattatatttacagtttatttgtgagtatatttacagtatatttgtgagtatattgacattatatttgtgagtatatttacaatgtatttgtgagtatttttacaatgtatttgtgagtatatttacattatatttacagtttatttgtgagtatatttacagtgtattatgagtatatttacattatatttgtGAGTATATTTTCAGTATATTTGTGAGTATATTGACATTATATTTGTGAGTATATTCACAATGTATTTGTGAGTATTTTTACAATGTATATGGAGtatatttacaatgtatttgtgagtatttttacaatgtatttgtgagtatatttacagtttatttgtgagtatatttacaatgtattatgagtatatttacattatatttgtGAGTATATTTTCAGTATATTTGTGAGTATATTGACATTATATTTGTGAGtatatttacaatgtatttgtgagtatttttacaatgtatttgtgagtatatttacaatgtatttgtgagtatttttacaatgtatttgtgagtatatttacattatatttacagtatatttacagtatatttacagtgtattatgagtatatttacattaaatttATGAGtatatttacaatgtatttgtgagtatatttacagtatctTTACAGTGTATTAtgagtatatttacagtatatttgtgagtatattgacatatttttgagtatatttacaatgtatttatgagtatatttacagtgtatttacattatatttacagtatatttacagtgtattttcacTCTCAAACCTTtgatgagtccagagaaacgaCCTGTTTGCAGCTTTATATCACATATATCACGTATATCAGAACTCTCTCAGACGCCTAAAACTTTACCTTCAGAGAAGCTCCGCCCTGACCCgcctcctctgtgtgtctccGCCCTTAGGTACCTGCAGGAAGTGGGCTACACTGACACCATCCTGGATGTGAAGTCTCAGCGGGTGAGAGCACTGCTCGGTCTGACCACAGACCAGAACCCAGCAGAGACCGGACCAGAACCCATGGTCAACGGCACTGAACCGTCGTCCCTGAAGGATAGCGGCGTGGTCAGGTACCATGTGAC from Solea solea chromosome 10, fSolSol10.1, whole genome shotgun sequence includes the following:
- the map1lc3c gene encoding microtubule-associated proteins 1A/1B light chain 3C, whose translation is MPPFDRNQQLSKPFKQRKSFATRRQEVAGIRSKFPNKIPVIIERYEREKFLPPLDKTKFLVPHELTMTQFVTIIRNRMALLPTQAFYLLVNSSGLASMSLTMAQVYKEHQDEDGFLYMTYASQEMFGR